One Desulfovibrio sp. genomic window carries:
- a CDS encoding universal stress protein, which produces MKILAALDLSASSKTVLEKAVATAKQQGAELILLTVAEDFKDIGDFMDSASVTDKFLSAAKKAAEEAKAAAKGMGIDAKTEVEQGISPADIIVRYATDKGIDLIIMGSRGKKGIDRFLVGSVTSKVVSHAPCSVLVIR; this is translated from the coding sequence ATGAAAATTCTGGCGGCACTGGACCTCTCGGCATCGTCCAAGACAGTCCTGGAAAAGGCGGTGGCAACAGCCAAGCAACAGGGAGCTGAACTTATCCTGCTCACTGTGGCCGAGGACTTCAAGGACATCGGCGATTTCATGGACTCGGCCAGCGTTACCGACAAGTTCTTATCCGCAGCCAAGAAAGCCGCGGAAGAAGCCAAGGCCGCGGCCAAGGGCATGGGCATCGATGCCAAGACCGAGGTGGAACAGGGAATTTCTCCAGCTGACATCATCGTCCGCTACGCTACCGACAAGGGCATCGACCTCATCATCATGGGCAGCAGGGGCAAGAAAGGAATCGACAGATTTTTGGTTGGCAGTGTGACGTCCAAGGTCGTGAGCCACGCGCCGTGCTCCGTCCTGGTCATCAGGTAA